From the Theropithecus gelada isolate Dixy chromosome 16, Tgel_1.0, whole genome shotgun sequence genome, the window ATAAGATATAAGGTGTTAAATTCTGGTTTGTAAATTTAGTGCATTAGAAGTTTGCCCATGCTATAGTAGCCTTGGTAGTTATTATGTTAATAGATGTATAATAGTGACCAcattaattttaaacaattgaggtttttaaaatgtgtatgttgatTAGATTCTTCTGAGTTGAAAGTATTTAAATTATGCTTCATTCAGACTTGAGCAAAAATAAGAGCCTATTTAATAAGttctacatagaaaattattCTGGGAAGTTGCTTACTTTGCCTTGTTTTTAATACTGAGAGCTTATACAGTAAGTGATAAGGCTTTATTGAGTCAGAccttagaagaagaaaaactttgCTTATGTTTTTGGTAACTTTTTTGTAGCTCTGGTATTATGGAGAAAATCTGTTTATGCTACATGGAAAATCTCTGACTGTGATTCCATACAAGTGTGAAGTGTCATCATTAGCAGGTGCTCTTGGAAAACTCAAATATGGTCAAGATCCAGGTAGAAACTTAACGCTTGTTTTATTAATACAAACCATTTTATTAACCTCTAGTTTCATATAGATTACCACAGCCTTCTATTTGTAaagcttgtttttaattttgaaatttaccaCTGTTTATTGAAACTTgtgaacaggccaggcacggtgtctcatccctgtaatcccagcacttaaggaggcagaggtgggaggatagcttgagcccaggacttcaagaccagcctgggcaacatagaccccgttctccacagaaaaaggaaaaacaaaaagtttgaaaCTTGTGAACAGTCCAAATTGCAGGTTCTACTGCAAGCTGAAGAGCTATACTGTTTTGAATGCCAGTGTTCTTCTGACTTTTGGGGCAATGGGAGAACTCCTAAACACAATCAGTAATATCTCCGTCCTCCCTTGTTTACTGATGGCCTCATCTGTTAGCTTCATGTTGTTGGACATACAGCCTATTTACTGTGTTATGGTTTACTTATCTGAGGTTATCAGTAGAATTACACGGACTTTTAAAGCCTCTCTTAAATTGTaggagtggtttttttttttttttaattgtttagttGGTCAAAAATCAGTAAGTCGAAACATTCCAGAAATtgtgcattttgtattttcttaggaACTCATGTCATGCCCCGTTTTGTAAACTGGGAAACACCTCAAGGATGTGGACTTGGATTCCAAAACTCAGAGCAGTCAAGAAGAATTGTAAGTTTCGTAGTTGAAATTGAAATGTTAGTGCAAatgttgaaaaacagaaaaagactgaattattttaatgaatcatATCCTTACAACTCTTATAGCTTTGACTTTAATGACAGGACAGTTTGAGGCTTGAACCCAGTAACCTCACATTCTTTATCCAGAAATGCCCCAAGTTGTCTATTagttatatttacttttaaaagtttttgatgAGAGCAAAAGTGTGCTTTGGGGTGTTTCATAGCCCTCTAAATGTATATTGGATCTCTTACATTGTTTTGTGATCCTAATCGGTTTACTTAATTCCAGTTAAGGAGACGAAAAATTGAAGTGAGTTTACAGCCAGAGGTTCCACCATCCAAACAACTTTTGTCAACCATaatggtaaataaataatatgaaaaacaaaactcaagtGTTTCAAAGAAATCACATCTAATCTCTATTCTGTCTTATTGTTATGATCATCTTGATAGCGATAGCTATAGCTAACATCTGTGTAGTATCTTAAGGGTGTCAGAGTTGATCCAATATTTTGGCTTCTTTGATGCTCGCTATCACCTCATGAGATTGATATGGTGttagtcttctctctttctcatttaacTTTGCAGTGTCAGCTTCAGCTTTGCAGGAATGCATGAAAACTGTTAGTCATTTGAGAAAATGTTGTGCTAGGAAACTTTCAAGTTCGGAGTGACATTCGTTAATGTGCCAAACTGAATTCTTGAATTCTGCCCTTTCAGGAAGATTCAGAAAAACACATTGAAGTAGAAGTACGGAAATTTTTGGCTCTGAAGCAGACACCTGACTTTCATACTGTCATTGGGGACACAGTAACAGGACTTCTGGAAAGGTGTAAAGCAGAACCGTCATTTTATCCCCGGAACTGTCTGGTGCAGCTTATCCAAACGCATGTGCTTTCTTACAGGTAGCTGTTTGTGTGTACCACACTGTACGTGCATAACTCTTCTGACCTTGTTTTTTATAGTTCTAATCTTCTGGAACTCTGAAAAGGCTTATAAATGATCTGCAGTTGAGATTTTTCTTAATATGTAATAGTGATTCAGATTTTTTTGTCTTAGTTTGTGCCCCGACTTAATGGAGATTGCCTTAATAAAGAAAGATGTACAGTTGTTACAACTCTGTCTACAACAGTTCCCTGACATTCCTGAATCAGTCACCTGTGCTTGCTTAAAAATTTTCTTGAGGTAAGTTAGACTCCAGTGGTCCTTTTTCTTCATTACATTTATAATCTGTTACATTGTTTGATTTCCAAAACTTTGATGCTTAGGAAATGAAATTTTTCCCAAAAGTTTGGTGATAAGGATTAACCTCTTGCTTTCAATTAACATTGTAGCATTGGTGATGACAGTCTTCAAGAAACAGATGTCAGTATGGAGTCAGTTTTTGACTATAGTAATTCTGTGCatgatgagaaaatggaagagcAAACTGAAATTCTCCAAAATGGCTTCAATCCTGAAGAAGATAAATGCAGTAACTGTGATCAAGAGTTAAATAAAAAGCCTCAGGACGAAACAAAGGAGAGCACTTCATGCCCTGTGGTACCAAAAAGAGCAGCTCTACTGTATCCTTTGACATAGAGCATCCGTCTGTTTCTCTTTATAGGGTATAGTTATATGCCAAGCAATAACTAAGGAGTAACTCAGTAATGtaaggtttttctttccttttccagttgtgttttgtttctgtttgaaaATAGATTATGTTCAATGCTACGTTAAGTAAGGTTTACTTAAACCTGTTTAATTtaactaggctgggcatggtggctcatgcctgtagtcccagcactttgggaggccaaggtgggagaattgtctgagcccaggagtccgagaccagactgggcaacatggctagacccccatctctacatcagtttttaaaaaaagaagcagcagcagcagctataCTAACACAGAAGCTCTATCAATTCTGAAGATCAGTATTCTGAATAAATACCAATTAAAGTATTCCACATGATCTCCGATGATTAGGAGAGTGTTTGGCCATAGAGGTCTTTTAGAGACGTAAAACTTTTGtataaatttagaaaactaaCATTGAGGAAGGAAGTTACTCATAAGTTCAATAGAATAGCTTCTATTTATTGAAGTAAGATTTTCCTTTAGTCCTAAGTAATGCAATTCTTCATTCAGCATATAGCGAAACATTTCTTCTGCCTCATTTGAAAGACATCCCAGCACAGCATATCACAGTAAGTGTTCATACAAGTTGTATAGAATTTTACTTCTGGTTTAAACTTTGCTATTTAAGTCTAACCAGCTGTTAGGGCATTCTAAAGGTTATCAGATTCTTTCATGTGAATAAGAGGTTGCCCAGCTCTCATGGCAAAAAAATTGTGCTGAGAAAACTCGAGCGATTCTAGGGTGATAGACCATGGCATATTCCTTGTGCCAAACTTGAAGGCCAAGTTAAGCTTCCTAAGTTATACATGAATAAACACTAAAAAGAATTGCTGAGAGAAGGGTTCTGTCTTCTCTACCTATTATTTACAAACAATGAgctcatcaccaccactaccccCAAACCAGATGAGCTCCTCATTAATGGGAGGGActgcattttattcatttttgtgtctCCAGATGTCTGGTGTATTTGTTTGATATATAGttaaattgaacatttttttcagtcttcGTGATGGGTTTATATAATAAGATAAATTTTTTCTATCAAAGTGATAAATTGTCCATTGTTTTTCCACCCAGCTGTTTCTCAAGTATTTGTATTTCCTGTATCTGAAGTGTAGCGAAAATGCTACTATGACTCTTCCTGGAATACACCCACCTACCTTGAACCAGGTGAGATTATGTTTTTACTTCGATTTGGTGCTGGGAAAAATTcgtaaaaaaaaagttgtattcaAGGTCAGCACCTGCATTCATTCTTCTTGTTTCCTAGGCCATAAGAATCTCTTCCCTCATAAAATCAAACCACTGCAGTTAGAAATGAggagtcttggccgggcgcggtggctcaagcctgtaatcccagcactttgggaggccgagacgggcggatcacgaggtcaggagatcgagaccatcctggctaacacggtgaaaccccgtctctattaagaaatacaaaaaactagccgggcgcggtagcgggcgtctgtagtcccagctactcgggaggctgaggccggagaatggcgggaacccgggaggcggagcttgcagtgagctgagatccggccactgcactccagcccgggcgacagagcgagactccgtctcaaaaaaaaaaaaaaaaaaagaaatgaggagtCTCTCATTTAATAGATTTCTAGATCCATAATTCTACACCAcagaattttaatttatcttaaatTCCTGATTCTTCATTATGACCCTTTTCCAAGAATTTCCTTAGCCTTGATGGGAGACAACAGGAAGGAGCTGATAATATAAGTTGCCCCCTTAATAATCTCTTAAGACTAAGAGAATAGGCAGGgcctggtgactcacacctgtaatcccagcactttgggaggccgaggcaggaggattacttgaggtcaggagtttgagaccagccgggccaacatggtgaaacaccatctctacttaaaacacagaatcagccaggcatggtgatgcatgcctgtaatcccagatacttgggaggctgaggcaggagaactgcttgaacccaggaggtagaggttgtagtgagccgagatcgtgccactgcactccagtctgggcaacaagagcaaaactccatctcaaaaaaaaaaaaaaaaaaggagtaagagAATAAAGGTTAGTGAAAAAATATTCCCAGAGAATCCCATGGTAGtccctctttaaaaataatactggccgggtgcgctggctcacgcctgtaatcccagcactttgggaggacgaggcaggcagatcacaaggtcaagagatcaagaccatcctggctaacacggtgaaaccccgtctttacttaaaatataaaaattagccaggcgtggtggcgggtgcctgtagtcccagctactcgggaggctgaggcaggagaatggcgtgaacccaggaggcagagtttgcagtgagctgagatcacgccactgcactccagcctgggtgacagagctagactctgtctcaaaaaaaaaaataataataataatacttataggccaggcgcggtggctcacgcttgtaatcccagcactttgggaggccgaggcgggcggatcacgaggtcaagagattgacaccatcttggccaacatggtgaaaccccatctctgctaaaaatacaaaaattagctggacgtggtggcaagcactggtagtcccagctattcgggaagctgaggcaggagaatcgtttgaagtAGGGAGACAGagggtgagccaagattgtgctactgcactccaaccctggggacagagtgagactctgtctcagaaaaaaaaaaaaatacttatgctgggcacggtggctcatgcctgtaatcccaacactttgagaagccaaggtgggcagatcacctgaggtcgggagttagtgactagcctgaccaacatggagacaccccgtctctactaaaaatacaaaattagctgggtgtggtggtaaatgcctgtaatcccagctacttgggaggctgaggcaggagaatcacttgaacctaggaggcagagcttgcggtgagcccagatggcaccactgcactccaacctgggcaacaagagtgaaactccatctcaaaaaaaaaaaaatagttatttaaaaaacagtaaaaacatttaaaaataatgtatttaccCTCCTACAAAGGCATGTCTATAGTTCCTTGTCTTTGGACATGTAAGAATTGGAGGCAAAGAAATGTGGACTTGGAGAAATCTGGGGCCAGCTTGCTCCCCGCAGGCTCAAGATCAACCTTCCCACATAGAAGCAATAAATTGTTTTGGTTTGGTAATATGTTATTCTAACAAAGGATTTTTAAACACTTAAATTGGctcttcttcatttaaaaaataacttttttttttttttccttttcaagaaGGCAAGATCTCACTCAGTCaaccacactggagtgcagtgggaatCATAGTTTGGTGCAGACATGAATCCTGCCCTGAAGCAGTCCTCcccacttagcctcccaagtagttgggactgcaggtgcatgccaccacaccacatgaaaatacaattttttttccttttttgagatggagtctcgctctgtctcaggctagaatgcagtggcacagtctcagctcactgcaacctctgcctcccgggttcaagcgattctcctgcctcagcctcccaagtagctgggattacaggcatgcaccaccacgctcggctaatttttgtgtttctagtagagatggggttttaccatattgaccagggtcatctcaaactcctgacctcaggtgatctgcccatctcagcctcccaaagtgctaggattacaagtgtaagccaccacaaccggccaaaatacagtttttttattttaaattttcttgtagagacagggacttcctatgttgcccaggctggtctcaaactgctgggcttaagtgatcttcctgccttggcctcccaaagcatatGGATTACAGGGATGAGACACTTACTTGGcctaaaaataagttaaatttttaagtagttttttgctttttttgtttttgtttttgtttttgttttttttgagacagagccttgccctgtcacgcagactggagtgcagtggtgtgatcttggcttactgcaatctctgcctcccaggttcaagcgattcccctgcctcagcctcctgagtagctgggattataggtccccaccaccacgcccagctagtttttgtgcttttagtagagacaggatttcaccatgttggccaggctggtctcaatctcccgacctcaagatgatccacccgcctcagccttgcaaagtgctgggattacaggtgtgagccactgcacccagcccactcaGCACTGTATCAGACATTTCTTGGACCAATAGACATACATCTGCCTCATTCCTTTTAACCAATGCATactatttcattttacaaatataaattaatgtatCTATCATTcctctattgatggacatttaaattgtttaCCATTTTTTGCTGTCGTAAATCTTCAGTGGGCATCTTTATACAGATATTCTTGTATATTTATGAGAATGCCTGTTGAATAAATTCCCACAAGAGAAATTACTGGATGAAATGGTACatgcatttttagttttcaaaatgcCAGACTTTCTGAAGAGTTGTGACAGCTACCACCAGCAAGGTCTGAAGCATTCTTTTTCACATTCTTACTGACACCCAGTTTTGTCAAACTTACTTTTTGCCAGTCAGATGGGTAACAGGTGTtacctcattttaatttgcatttctttgataatgAGAGAAGGGAACCATTTCTTGtccatttatatttgtttttgtgaatCTGCCTAGTCGGGTTCTTTGTCcatatatttattgcatttcCTGTCTTTTGGTTTATAAAAAGTTCCTTTTATATTAAGGAAGTTAGCCTTTTTCTATCAAATGCATTGtaagttatttgtctttttattctctagtATAATTTTTGACAGACACTTTCATGcgattaaaattaattaaactttTCCTGTATGACTTCTTTATGGCTTATGTTATGTTTAAGGCCCTTCCCACTCTAAGATTATGAAAATAGTTACCAGCTTTCCCTACtacatggttttatttcttgTGTTTAACTCTTTGATACATATAGAATTTAATCTGGAATAAGGAGTTTCATAGGGATCAGCTCCCCCTCCCAAATGGATAACCAGTTTCCTGGGTGCTTTGATAGTTGCACGTTAACTACACCATTGGAAGATGTAGGACTACATAAGAAACTTTTATAAATGCTTAGTAATAATTCTAGTTTATGGTAGCTCATCTATAATACACAACACCTTGTCCTTGGGGAAAAATGTATCTTGCAGAATAGAAGATGagtggttattttgttttgtaactgAAAATTATggaaactaaaaactaaaatttttaaaaataaaaaggcaactactggccaggtgcggtgtctcaagcctgtaatcttagcactttgggagtctgaggttgaaggattgcttgaggccaggagttcaagaccagcttggcaataaggcaaaaccccatctctacaaaaattgtcaaaaattagccaggtattgtggtgcgtctgtaatcccaacagctCTGGATGATTgcagctactctgggaggctgaggcaggactccAGCCCAGGTGTTTGggggctccagtgagctatgagttgtgccactgcattcctactccagcctgggtgacatagcaagattcccgtctctaaaatattttcttaattaaaatagatgttttaaaagccagaaacgagcctttttatattttgtagaaattcCTCCATCTCTAAATTAAAATgttcagattttatttataaagactTATTTTTCTCATAACTGTTTGATATATTTATGGACTTGGTAAAGTGAATTAACCtgaagttaaatttaaaatcttaactTTCCTTTTCCTATTCATTTTCAGATTATGGATTGGATATGTCTACTTCTGGATGCAAATTTTACTGTTGTAGTAATGATGCCAGAAGCAAAGAGGCTACTGATAAATCTTTACAAGCTTGTAAAATCTCAGGTTTGTGATTATTTGATATACACTGATTTTATTTGTACCTAAGTATCACCTGAATTacaatttattcttaaaatttgtcCTTACTTACTAATAGTCATGGAAGATTTGTTTCTATGTAGACATTATGGTAAAAGTTActctgaaacttttttctttagatatcTGTTTATTCCGAGCTCAACAAGATTGAAGTAAGTTTTCGGGAGCTACAGAAATTAAATCAAGAAAAGAATAATAGAGGATTATATTCAATTGAAGTGCTGGAGCTCTTCTGATATTACCAACTCTCCTTCATAGACATTTTATAAAGTTCTTTTATGTGAACTCTTGCTTCATCCAGGCAAGAACGGTGTTTTGTTTGCGACCATCTCGGTGTCAGGAGAAACGTGTCAGTGAGTACCTGGACCATCACTTACTGATGCTCCGGGGTAGGACTACAGGTTTCACACGAACCTATTCTAGGTTGTGGACATTGGTGCGGAGAGGttctgcaattttttaaaaatatgtaactgggttgattttaagtaaaattatttgtgtattgATAAAAGTCTAATTTCTTATgtgttttgaattgtttttcttttaataaaaaacaacCATTGAAGCAGTGATTCTAGCAAGAATGTAATTTTATCAGAGTCAGAAACTGCCCCTGCTCATTTGTTCCACAGCTCATCTTTCACACATTCGCAGTGTGTCTTCTGCAGGGACCTCTTCCGCCACAAGCAGGCAGAGAGGGGTCCTCACACAGGCACATGCTTGCCTCCCGCCATCTCCCCTGTCCTTTAGGACAAATGAAAACTTCAAGTGTGATTCTACAGCCCAGCTTTACAGAAAGAATCCTGACGGCTGAATTTACCTTGCAGTAGTGAAAGGCTGCGTTTTAGGTCAGGCACTGTATGTAAACTTAGTCACACATGTGGCTGTTAATAAACAGGTTCTCCTCCATCATTTTTAATCTCTCAGTAGGCCTTAATGAAAAGAAATCCCAATGGAACAGGGTAAAGTCTCTATTAATGAGGACattctcagctgggcacagtggctcacgcctataatccaagcactttgggaggctgaagcaggcagattacttcaggttaggagttcaagaccagcttggctaacatggtgaaaccccatctctaccaaaaaatacaaaaattagttaggcatagtggtgcgtgcctatagtctcagctattcgggaggttgagatgggagactcacttgaacccgggaggtggaggttgcagtgagccaagattgtaccactgcactccagtctggatgacagagtaaaaccctgtctcaaaaaaaaagaaaaaatcagccgggtgcagtggctcacgcttgtaatcccagcactttgggaggctgaggcggacggatcacctgaggtcagaagttcaagaccagcctgaccaacatagagaaaccccgtctctactaaaatacaaaaaatttagccgggtgtggtggtgcatccctataatcccagctattcaggagactgaggcaggagactcgcttgaaccttggaggcggaggttgcggtgagctgagattgcgccattgcactccatccagcctgggcaaccagagtgaaactgtctcacaaaaaaaaaaaaaaaaaaaaatcactttatgtAGTGGGACCTTTTGCTCAGCGGTAATATAGTACtcagcagaaatgaaaaatatggtCTCCATGGTGCAtatcctctttttatttatttacttatttttttgagatggagttttgctctgtctcccaggctgagagtgcagtggcttgatcttggctcactgcaacctccgcctcccaggttcaaggaattttcttgcctcagcctcctgagtagctggaattgtaggcatgcggctaatttttgtatttttagtagagacagggtttcaccatgttggccatgctggcctggaactcctgacctcaggtgatctgccctccttggcctcccaaagtgctgggattacagccgtgagccaccatgcccggccccccctttttatctttttttgctgAACCATTTAAGAATTATTTGCAGACATCCAGATATTACAACATTATGAGTTCCTAAGCTTTTCTTTATAAGAATATTGAGCTTTAGTGTAGTGGATTCTTAT encodes:
- the NOL11 gene encoding nucleolar protein 11 isoform X1, with translation MAALEEEFTLSSVVLSAGPEGLLGVEQSDKTDQFLVTDSGRTVILYKVSDQKPLGSWSVKQGQVITCPAVCNFQTREYIVVHDNKVLRIWNNEDVNLDKVFKATLSAEVYRILSVQGTEPLVLFKEGAVRGLEALLADPQQKIETVISDEEVIKWTKFFIVFRHPVLIFITEKHGNYFAYVQMFNSRILTKYTLLLGQDENSVIESFTASVDRKFISLMSLSSDGCIYETLIPIRPTDPEKNQTLVRSLLLKAVVSGNTRNGVALTALDQDHIAVLGSPQAASKECLSVWNIKFQTLQTSKELPQGTSGQLWYYGENLFMLHGKSLTVIPYKCEVSSLAGALGKLKYGQDPGTHVMPRFVNWETPQGCGLGFQNSEQSRRILRRRKIEVSLQPEVPPSKQLLSTIMEDSEKHIEVEVRKFLALKQTPDFHTVIGDTVTGLLERCKAEPSFYPRNCLVQLIQTHVLSYSLCPDLMEIALIKKDVQLLQLCLQQFPDIPESVTCACLKIFLSIGDDSLQETDVSMESVFDYSNSVHDEKMEEQTEILQNGFNPEEDKCSNCDQELNKKPQDETKESTSCPVVPKRAALLNAILHSAYSETFLLPHLKDIPAQHITLFLKYLYFLYLKCSENATMTLPGIHPPTLNQIMDWICLLLDANFTVVVMMPEAKRLLINLYKLVKSQISVYSELNKIEVSFRELQKLNQEKNNRGLYSIEVLELF
- the NOL11 gene encoding nucleolar protein 11 isoform X2, which translates into the protein MFNSRILTKYTLLLGQDENSVIESFTASVDRKFISLMSLSSDGCIYETLIPIRPTDPEKNQTLVRSLLLKAVVSGNTRNGVALTALDQDHIAVLGSPQAASKECLSVWNIKFQTLQTSKELPQGTSGQLWYYGENLFMLHGKSLTVIPYKCEVSSLAGALGKLKYGQDPGTHVMPRFVNWETPQGCGLGFQNSEQSRRILRRRKIEVSLQPEVPPSKQLLSTIMEDSEKHIEVEVRKFLALKQTPDFHTVIGDTVTGLLERCKAEPSFYPRNCLVQLIQTHVLSYSLCPDLMEIALIKKDVQLLQLCLQQFPDIPESVTCACLKIFLSIGDDSLQETDVSMESVFDYSNSVHDEKMEEQTEILQNGFNPEEDKCSNCDQELNKKPQDETKESTSCPVVPKRAALLNAILHSAYSETFLLPHLKDIPAQHITLFLKYLYFLYLKCSENATMTLPGIHPPTLNQIMDWICLLLDANFTVVVMMPEAKRLLINLYKLVKSQISVYSELNKIEVSFRELQKLNQEKNNRGLYSIEVLELF